In Hamadaea flava, a genomic segment contains:
- a CDS encoding ABC transporter permease gives MSRYGFRHAARMERIKMRSVRSTWWLAVAAVVSMAATGAGVGLGYRSHTPLATVAQILNNSLGGAIVAQLLLGALGVLMVTGEYGTGMIRSTFAAVPRRRIVLAAKVAVCGGAALTVGLVASFAGYLSGQLAIRGTAIPAASVGDPAVLRAVLLTGVYLGSTALIGVGIGTIVRHSGAAIGILFGLMFVPMIVAGLFGESGISVGRFVPLLMLLNSIAVTSPIPGVFSAWISTLLMFGYAAVAVLFGGVLLRLRDA, from the coding sequence ATGAGCAGGTACGGATTCCGGCACGCGGCCCGGATGGAGCGGATCAAGATGCGCAGCGTCCGGTCGACGTGGTGGCTGGCCGTCGCGGCGGTGGTCTCGATGGCCGCGACCGGCGCCGGGGTGGGCCTCGGGTACCGGTCGCACACCCCGCTCGCCACCGTCGCCCAGATCCTGAACAACAGCCTCGGCGGTGCCATTGTGGCCCAGCTGCTCCTGGGAGCGCTCGGCGTCCTGATGGTGACCGGTGAATACGGCACCGGGATGATCCGCTCGACGTTCGCCGCGGTGCCGCGACGTCGGATCGTCCTGGCCGCGAAGGTCGCCGTGTGCGGCGGCGCGGCGCTGACCGTCGGCCTGGTCGCGAGCTTCGCTGGCTACCTGAGCGGGCAACTCGCGATCCGCGGCACCGCGATCCCGGCCGCCTCCGTCGGTGACCCGGCGGTCCTGCGCGCGGTCCTGCTGACCGGCGTGTACCTGGGCTCCACCGCGCTGATTGGGGTCGGGATCGGAACGATCGTGCGGCACTCGGGCGCCGCGATCGGCATTCTGTTCGGTCTGATGTTCGTCCCGATGATCGTGGCCGGGCTGTTCGGCGAGAGTGGAATCTCGGTCGGGCGGTTTGTCCCGCTGCTGATGCTGCTCAACTCGATCGCGGTGACCTCGCCGATACCCGGGGTGTTCTCCGCCTGGATCAGCACGCTGCTGATGTTCGGGTACGCAGCGGTGGCCGTCCTGTTCGGCGGCGTGCTGCTCCGCCTTCGCGACGCGTGA
- a CDS encoding ATP-binding cassette domain-containing protein, whose protein sequence is MIELRELTKRYGDQVAVDGLSVRVQPGVVTGFLGPNGSGKSTTMRMILGLDAPDHGEALIGGVRYPELNWPLKTAGALLEAGAFHPGRSARAHLAALAASNDIPASRVERVLRIVGLSDAATRRAGTYSLGMRQRLGVAVALLGDPGVLLLDEPVNGLDPEGIRWIRDLLRGLAAEGRTVFVSSHLIAEMALTPTGWWSSGAAGCWPRQPSPNSPPAKTAWRTRSSGSPRRPPTIAE, encoded by the coding sequence GTGATCGAACTACGTGAGCTGACCAAACGCTACGGCGACCAGGTCGCCGTCGACGGGCTGAGCGTCCGGGTCCAGCCAGGGGTGGTGACCGGCTTCCTCGGCCCGAACGGATCCGGCAAGTCCACGACGATGCGGATGATCCTCGGCCTGGATGCCCCGGACCATGGCGAGGCACTGATCGGCGGCGTCCGGTACCCGGAGCTGAACTGGCCGCTGAAGACGGCCGGCGCGCTGCTGGAGGCCGGGGCGTTCCATCCCGGCCGCAGCGCCCGTGCGCACCTGGCCGCGCTGGCCGCGAGCAACGACATTCCCGCTTCCCGGGTCGAGCGGGTGCTGCGCATCGTCGGGCTGTCCGACGCGGCGACGCGGCGCGCCGGCACCTACTCGCTCGGCATGCGCCAGCGGCTCGGCGTCGCTGTGGCTCTGCTCGGCGATCCGGGTGTCCTCCTGCTCGACGAGCCGGTCAACGGGCTGGACCCGGAGGGCATCCGCTGGATCCGGGACCTGCTGCGCGGACTCGCTGCCGAGGGCCGGACGGTGTTCGTGTCCAGCCACCTCATCGCCGAGATGGCGCTGACGCCGACCGGCTGGTGGTCATCGGGCGCGGCCGGCTGCTGGCCGAGACAACCGTCGCCGAACTCGCCGCCGGCGAAGACAGCCTGGAGGACGCGTTCTTCCGGCTCACCTCGCAGGCCACCGACTATCGCGGAGTAG